A single genomic interval of Aegicerativicinus sediminis harbors:
- a CDS encoding 2-hydroxyacid dehydrogenase has protein sequence MRIAVFSSKPYDQEYFEKHRKEHDFDFVFFEASLNQNTANLCNGFDVVCVFVNDKIDKETIKKLAKCNVGLIALRCAGYNNVDLEEAISNGIKVVRVPAYSPEAVAEHALALILTLNRKTHKAYNRIREGNFSLNKLIGFNLHNKTVGVIGTGQIGATFLKIMKGFGCKLIAYDLYPNEDLKSIGVDYLSLKDLFKSADIISLHCPLNPDTKHIINKNSVDQMKDGAMVINTSRGGLIDTADVIEALSHRKIGYLGIDVYEQEENIFYKDLSESIINDDYILRLNSFPNVLITSHQAYFTKEAMDEITTTTLNNIKAFKNGEKLKNEVRP, from the coding sequence ATGAGAATAGCCGTATTCAGTTCTAAGCCATACGACCAGGAATATTTTGAAAAACATAGAAAAGAGCATGATTTCGATTTCGTGTTTTTTGAGGCCTCGCTAAACCAAAACACGGCCAATTTATGTAATGGTTTTGATGTGGTTTGTGTTTTTGTAAACGACAAAATAGATAAAGAAACCATTAAGAAATTAGCAAAGTGTAATGTCGGACTAATCGCATTGCGTTGTGCAGGTTATAATAATGTTGACTTGGAGGAGGCCATTTCAAATGGAATAAAGGTTGTACGTGTTCCAGCCTATTCACCTGAAGCAGTAGCGGAACATGCCTTAGCCCTAATATTAACCTTGAATAGAAAGACCCATAAAGCCTATAACCGAATCAGGGAAGGTAATTTTTCCTTGAATAAATTAATTGGTTTCAATCTCCATAATAAAACCGTGGGTGTAATAGGAACTGGACAGATTGGTGCTACTTTCCTTAAAATAATGAAAGGCTTTGGTTGTAAATTAATTGCTTATGATCTTTACCCCAATGAAGATTTAAAGTCTATTGGGGTTGACTATTTAAGTTTAAAGGATTTATTTAAAAGTGCTGATATAATTTCTCTTCACTGTCCATTAAACCCCGACACAAAACATATTATCAACAAGAATTCAGTTGACCAAATGAAAGATGGTGCGATGGTAATAAATACAAGTCGAGGAGGGCTAATAGACACCGCCGATGTTATTGAAGCTTTATCACATCGAAAAATTGGTTATTTGGGAATCGATGTATACGAGCAAGAGGAGAATATATTCTATAAAGACCTATCTGAAAGTATTATCAATGATGATTATATTTTACGCTTGAACAGTTTTCCAAACGTTTTAATTACTTCTCACCAAGCCTATTTTACTAAAGAGGCCATGGATGAAATTACAACCACAACTTTAAATAATATTAAGGCATTCAAAAACGGAGAGAAACTAAAAAATGAAGTTAGACCATAA
- a CDS encoding DUF3307 domain-containing protein, with protein sequence MILLIKLLLAHVIGDFLLQPLHWVIEKQQKKLKSPKLYLHVLIHIVLLFLILWDIKLWKWILFIAFTHFLFDGLKANLQNDSNKRVLFFIDQAAHLLIILLAYYFISENTFQISELLNENNLTLLLAVLFLTKPTSLILQTIFSKWKIDELTDENDSLRDAGKYIGILERLLVFTFIVFRHWEAVGFLITAKSVYRFGDLKEAKHRKLTEYILIGTLLSFGIAILVSLGYLFALSHL encoded by the coding sequence ATGATTTTATTAATTAAACTGCTACTCGCCCATGTTATTGGTGATTTTTTGCTTCAACCACTACATTGGGTAATAGAAAAGCAACAAAAAAAATTAAAGTCACCTAAACTATATCTCCACGTTCTTATTCACATTGTTTTATTATTCCTCATATTATGGGATATAAAGCTTTGGAAATGGATTTTATTCATTGCCTTTACACATTTCCTTTTTGATGGCTTGAAGGCCAACTTACAGAACGATTCCAACAAAAGAGTTTTGTTTTTTATAGATCAAGCGGCTCATCTTTTAATAATACTATTGGCTTACTATTTTATTTCAGAAAATACATTTCAAATCTCTGAGCTATTGAACGAGAATAATCTTACCCTTCTTCTTGCTGTACTTTTCTTAACTAAGCCTACTTCTCTAATATTGCAAACAATTTTCAGTAAATGGAAAATAGATGAATTAACCGATGAAAATGACTCACTGAGGGATGCAGGTAAATACATAGGTATTTTGGAGCGTTTATTGGTTTTTACCTTTATAGTTTTTCGACATTGGGAGGCGGTAGGATTTTTGATTACAGCAAAATCCGTATATCGATTTGGCGATTTGAAAGAAGCAAAACACCGAAAACTTACAGAATATATATTGATAGGTACACTTTTAAGTTTCGGAATTGCCATACTGGTAAGCCTTGGTTATTTATTCGCTTTATCACACCTGTAA
- a CDS encoding SatD family protein: MIAVLTGDIIKSQEIAAPSIWLDRLKIALNFLNKEEFWSIYRGDSFQLEIGNPGKAFMAAIYIKACIKTIKDLDIRIAIGLGNKEHQGKDVSESNGPAFVYSGETLEQLKKEKTNLKLKSDNPIFNDEINLYFKLLLIGIDNWTVNSAEVVKLTIENPNMLQTELAKLIGTSQNAVSKRQKRANLDEIFALDKMYNSKLKKFL, from the coding sequence ATGATTGCTGTTCTTACAGGAGACATAATTAAATCACAAGAAATAGCAGCGCCTTCTATTTGGTTGGACAGGTTAAAAATTGCCTTAAATTTTCTTAACAAAGAAGAGTTTTGGTCAATTTACAGGGGTGACAGTTTCCAATTGGAAATAGGAAATCCAGGGAAAGCTTTTATGGCAGCAATTTATATAAAAGCCTGTATTAAAACCATAAAAGACCTTGATATTCGCATTGCAATAGGGCTAGGAAACAAAGAACATCAAGGAAAAGATGTCAGTGAATCTAATGGCCCTGCCTTTGTTTATTCAGGAGAGACATTAGAGCAATTAAAAAAGGAAAAAACTAACCTAAAATTAAAATCTGACAATCCAATTTTCAACGATGAAATAAACTTGTATTTTAAACTGTTGTTAATCGGTATAGATAATTGGACTGTAAATTCGGCCGAAGTTGTGAAATTAACCATAGAGAACCCAAATATGCTACAAACTGAACTCGCAAAACTCATAGGCACTAGTCAAAATGCGGTGAGCAAAAGGCAAAAGCGGGCGAATCTCGATGAAATCTTTGCCCTTGACAAGATGTATAACTCCAAATTAAAAAAGTTCCTATGA
- the rmuC gene encoding DNA recombination protein RmuC, which translates to MSESLTLLISIIFSFGIGAAIGIVFSRLKNKSEIGAINERQIQFERQISDLKDQISESELQKEKLRQEKGQVDIELATRNTEFENLQTKIQEQKKEVENLQEKFTKEFENLANKILDEKSSKFTRQNKEHLEILLNPLQEKIKGFEKRVEDTNKESIGRHSELKEQIKTLAELNQQMSKDADNLTKALKGDSKMQGNWGELILTRILEKSGLEKDREYTLQDSHTAEDGKRLQTDVLIHLPDGKKMIIDSKVSLVHFERFVSEEDEEQKQIHLKQHIGSIKRHVEQLSAKNYQYLIDESPDTVFMFIPIEPAFAIASAHEPNLYEQAFDRQVIIVTPATLLAALRLVDNLWQNDRQRQNALEIATEAGNLYDSFTNLTDELIKVGKQIGTVQNSYEGAMKKLTGRGNLVKRVEKLKKLGAKASKNINENLLRRAEDADDQDEMITDLLN; encoded by the coding sequence ATGTCTGAATCTTTAACCCTTCTTATTTCAATAATTTTTTCATTTGGTATCGGTGCAGCAATCGGAATTGTTTTTAGTAGACTGAAAAACAAGTCTGAAATTGGTGCAATAAACGAACGTCAGATACAATTTGAGCGGCAAATTTCAGATTTAAAGGACCAGATTTCTGAATCTGAACTCCAAAAAGAAAAATTAAGACAGGAAAAAGGTCAGGTTGACATTGAATTGGCCACCCGAAATACTGAGTTTGAAAATCTTCAAACCAAAATACAGGAACAGAAAAAGGAAGTAGAAAACCTGCAAGAAAAATTTACTAAGGAGTTTGAGAATTTAGCCAATAAAATTCTAGATGAAAAGTCTTCAAAATTTACGCGGCAAAACAAAGAACACCTAGAGATTCTTCTCAATCCCCTTCAAGAAAAGATTAAAGGGTTTGAAAAGCGAGTGGAAGACACCAACAAAGAAAGTATAGGGCGGCATAGCGAACTAAAGGAACAGATAAAAACTTTAGCTGAATTGAATCAGCAAATGAGTAAGGATGCCGACAATCTTACCAAAGCCCTCAAAGGTGACAGCAAAATGCAAGGAAATTGGGGTGAATTGATTTTAACCAGAATTCTTGAAAAATCTGGACTTGAAAAAGACAGGGAGTATACGTTGCAAGACAGCCACACCGCAGAAGATGGAAAACGATTACAAACAGATGTCCTTATTCATCTCCCTGACGGAAAAAAAATGATTATCGACAGTAAGGTATCGTTAGTTCACTTTGAACGTTTTGTTTCCGAAGAAGACGAGGAACAAAAGCAAATTCACTTGAAACAACACATAGGATCTATTAAAAGACATGTTGAGCAATTGAGCGCCAAGAACTATCAATATCTTATTGATGAAAGTCCAGATACGGTTTTTATGTTCATTCCTATCGAGCCTGCATTTGCCATTGCTTCAGCACACGAACCCAATTTGTATGAACAGGCTTTTGATCGGCAAGTTATCATCGTTACCCCTGCTACACTTCTTGCCGCATTAAGGCTTGTTGACAATTTGTGGCAAAACGATAGGCAAAGACAGAATGCGCTAGAAATTGCCACTGAAGCGGGTAATCTCTACGATAGTTTTACCAATCTAACAGATGAATTGATTAAGGTTGGCAAACAAATTGGAACTGTCCAAAACAGTTATGAAGGCGCTATGAAGAAATTAACTGGAAGAGGCAACTTAGTGAAGCGAGTAGAAAAATTAAAGAAATTGGGGGCAAAGGCAAGCAAAAACATTAATGAAAATCTCTTAAGAAGGGCCGAAGATGCTGATGATCAAGATGAAATGATTACTGATTTGCTTAATTAA
- a CDS encoding ABC transporter ATP-binding protein yields MVSNSEIENNSILQAYELSVGYKDGKQINTIAEDINFSLQKGELIGLVGANGIGKSTLLRTISGLQPPLKGNISLESKPFNLYDTSEFAQLLSVVLTESLLSKNLTVFELVALGRHPYTNWLGQLNLTDVEKTKEAIKLTQIEHLANNKCYKLSDGQLQKALIARALAQDTKLIVLDEPTTHLDLFHKVTILKLLKSISHSTNKSVLFSTHEIDLAIQVCDKILVMKNEKSWFDTPCNLIESGVFDDLFPKGLLEFDGSTGNFRIKKD; encoded by the coding sequence ATGGTTAGTAACTCTGAAATAGAAAACAATTCAATTTTACAAGCTTACGAATTAAGTGTTGGCTATAAAGACGGTAAGCAAATAAACACTATTGCAGAGGATATAAATTTTTCTTTGCAAAAAGGGGAATTAATCGGTTTGGTGGGAGCAAATGGTATTGGTAAATCTACATTATTACGCACAATTTCAGGATTACAGCCGCCTCTAAAAGGGAACATATCCTTGGAAAGCAAACCATTTAATCTTTACGATACCTCAGAATTTGCTCAATTATTGAGTGTCGTTTTAACTGAATCTTTATTATCCAAAAATTTAACTGTATTTGAATTGGTAGCTCTTGGAAGACACCCCTATACAAATTGGCTTGGGCAATTGAATTTAACTGATGTTGAAAAAACCAAAGAGGCTATAAAACTCACGCAGATTGAACATTTAGCAAATAACAAATGCTATAAGCTTAGCGATGGCCAATTACAAAAAGCATTGATAGCTCGTGCCTTGGCACAGGACACTAAACTTATCGTCCTCGACGAACCTACCACCCATTTAGACTTATTTCATAAGGTTACGATCCTTAAGCTGCTAAAATCTATCTCACATTCAACAAACAAATCAGTATTATTTTCAACCCATGAAATTGATTTGGCAATCCAAGTATGTGACAAGATTTTAGTTATGAAGAACGAGAAATCGTGGTTCGATACCCCGTGTAACCTAATTGAATCTGGCGTGTTTGATGATTTATTCCCAAAAGGACTGCTAGAATTTGACGGAAGTACTGGTAATTTCAGAATAAAGAAAGACTAA
- a CDS encoding iron ABC transporter permease, giving the protein MKPSFRNKRIFVVLILILIISFILNLSLGSVDIPIRKVLGALFGKIENNSWQYIIGNYRLPKAITAVLTGAGLGVSGLMMQTLFRNPLAGPFVLGISSGASLGVALVILASGITGNVIGGLLMNQWTLVIASSLGSFLVLLVVLIVSLKLRDSMALLIVGLMFGSITSALVSVLAYFSTAEKIQQYMFWGFGSLGNLDFKSLMVLGSICLLGLLICLFSIKDMNAMLLGENYAKSMGVKFNRNRFLIIISTSLLAGGITAFVGPIAFIGLAIPHIARLLFKTSNHHVLVPCILLIGAISMLICDSVAQLPNSDYTLPINAITSIIGAPVVIWLLLRKRKMIF; this is encoded by the coding sequence TTGAAACCCTCTTTTCGAAATAAACGCATTTTTGTAGTCCTCATTTTAATATTGATCATATCCTTTATTTTAAATCTCAGTTTAGGGTCGGTTGATATTCCAATAAGGAAAGTTTTGGGAGCGCTTTTTGGAAAAATTGAAAATAATTCTTGGCAGTATATAATAGGAAATTACCGATTACCAAAAGCTATAACTGCTGTTCTCACAGGAGCAGGTCTTGGGGTTTCAGGTCTTATGATGCAAACACTATTTAGAAATCCCTTAGCTGGACCATTTGTCCTTGGTATTAGTTCGGGTGCAAGTTTGGGTGTTGCCCTTGTAATTCTTGCTTCTGGAATAACTGGTAATGTTATTGGTGGACTATTAATGAACCAATGGACCTTGGTAATTGCTTCCAGTCTTGGTAGTTTCTTGGTTTTATTAGTCGTTTTAATCGTTTCTCTCAAATTAAGGGACAGTATGGCCTTGCTTATTGTTGGTCTAATGTTCGGAAGCATTACTTCTGCATTGGTAAGTGTCCTAGCATATTTTAGTACAGCTGAAAAAATTCAACAGTATATGTTTTGGGGGTTTGGAAGTTTAGGTAATCTAGATTTTAAATCGCTAATGGTATTAGGAAGTATTTGTTTACTCGGTTTATTAATTTGTCTATTCTCAATTAAAGATATGAATGCCATGTTGTTAGGGGAAAACTATGCCAAAAGCATGGGAGTAAAATTCAATAGAAATAGATTTTTAATTATTATAAGCACTAGTCTATTGGCAGGAGGAATAACTGCTTTTGTTGGACCTATAGCCTTTATAGGACTTGCCATACCACATATAGCCCGTTTATTATTCAAGACTTCTAATCATCATGTATTAGTTCCCTGCATATTATTAATCGGTGCAATTAGCATGTTAATTTGTGATAGTGTGGCTCAATTGCCGAATAGCGATTACACCTTACCTATAAATGCTATTACATCAATAATTGGTGCACCTGTTGTTATTTGGTTATTACTGCGTAAGAGAAAAATGATTTTTTAA
- a CDS encoding ABC transporter substrate-binding protein — protein sequence MRFLYVFLVVIFLGCKNNSSENILEIESISTEKPEYANGFYVTHFSNYSELTINSPWPKSDKVYKYVMVNRKIAASITFPNDRYDAIITTPIDKLIVTSTTHLPALDYLNETNSLVGFPELNYISNPQIRERISGGLIQEIGKNESLNTEKILNISPELVMGFSIDGTSKTFETIKNAGIPVLFNGDWTEKSPLGKAEWIKVFGLLFEKKQKSDSIFNSIEKQYNEAKSLASKAEHSPTAISGALYQDIWYLPYGTSPEGQLMNDANINYLWSDTKGSGSLGLSFETVLEKGENAELWLNPSNLISKTNLLKSNPHYSQFAAFKTDNIYTMGNTVGETGGVLYYESGIARPDLVLKDLIKIGHPELLPDYKFTFFQKLPN from the coding sequence ATGCGCTTTTTATATGTTTTTTTGGTGGTAATTTTTTTAGGATGTAAAAATAATTCCTCAGAAAACATACTAGAAATAGAATCGATTTCAACTGAGAAACCAGAGTATGCAAATGGGTTTTACGTTACACATTTTTCTAATTACTCAGAATTAACTATAAACTCTCCTTGGCCTAAATCTGATAAGGTCTATAAATATGTAATGGTAAATCGTAAAATTGCGGCAAGTATAACTTTTCCCAATGATCGGTACGACGCCATTATTACTACACCCATAGATAAACTTATTGTTACTTCTACCACTCACCTACCAGCTTTAGACTATTTAAATGAAACTAATAGCCTTGTTGGGTTTCCTGAATTAAATTATATCTCCAATCCTCAAATCCGCGAAAGAATTTCAGGTGGCCTTATTCAAGAAATAGGAAAAAATGAATCCCTGAATACAGAAAAAATCTTAAATATTTCTCCAGAACTTGTTATGGGCTTTAGTATTGATGGCACATCAAAAACATTTGAGACCATTAAAAATGCTGGAATTCCGGTACTATTTAATGGAGATTGGACGGAGAAATCCCCTTTAGGTAAAGCTGAATGGATAAAAGTGTTCGGATTACTATTTGAAAAAAAGCAAAAATCTGATTCCATCTTTAATTCTATTGAAAAACAGTATAACGAAGCCAAAAGTTTAGCTTCAAAGGCAGAACACAGTCCTACTGCAATAAGTGGAGCCTTATACCAAGATATTTGGTATTTGCCTTACGGTACAAGTCCTGAAGGTCAATTGATGAATGATGCCAATATAAATTATCTTTGGTCAGACACTAAGGGTTCTGGCAGTTTGGGATTAAGTTTTGAAACCGTTTTAGAAAAGGGAGAAAATGCTGAATTATGGTTGAATCCGTCCAATTTAATATCTAAAACTAATTTACTGAAAAGCAATCCCCATTATAGTCAATTTGCGGCCTTCAAAACGGATAATATATATACAATGGGTAATACTGTTGGTGAAACTGGGGGAGTACTTTACTATGAATCGGGGATTGCTAGACCGGATTTGGTGCTAAAAGATTTAATTAAAATAGGGCATCCAGAACTATTGCCAGATTACAAGTTCACATTCTTTCAAAAATTGCCAAATTGA